A stretch of DNA from Candidatus Bathyarchaeia archaeon:
AGGCACTCTTAAGGCGTAGCCGCTTGTGTATTCATCTGTTTCTTGAATTTCTTGATATGTAACTTCCACAACAACAGTTGGCTTTACAAATACTCCTTCGTCGTCTTCGCTGGTTTTTGTCCTCTCAACAATTGTTGCGATGGTGTCCATGGTTTGTTCTGGAAGGTTTGAAACTTTTCCTATGGTATAGAGCCTCTTTTCTTTAGGGTCTCGAACCGCTAATAGGAAGGATGAGTATAAGCCTGCGCGTCTTCCCTTCCCATATAGGGCTTTTATTATTGTGCAGTCTATTGTGTCGCGTTCTGGTTTCAGCTTAAGCCATGTGTAGGTGCGCTGTCCAATCTCGTATGGCGCATTTAGGTCTTTCACAACTATACCCTCGAAGCCCTTCTTTAGGGCTTCATCGTAGAAGCGCATAAGCTCAACCTCATTTTGGCACTCAACGCCCTCTGCGAGATATTCTGGTGGGACAACTTCCATTAGGTATTTGCGTCTCTCATAAAGTGGCAAGCCGGTGAGTTCTCGTCCATTTAGAAAGAGGATGTCGAAGGCTCTATATGTGACTCGAACTTTTTCCATCCTTTCTGCAAGTTCTTCCGGTGTCAGTTCCCTTGGCACAGTTCTTTCTAGCATGACTTGGAAGGGCAAGGGTTTACCATTCTGGTCTATGGCTAAGACTTCGCCGTCCACAATGCAGCTTTGGGCATTAAATTTCTTGGCTATTTCCACAATTTCCGGCAGCGTCTGCGACTTTTCAACTCCACGCCTTGAGAAAATCCATGTTTGGGTTCCCCACTTGTGGATTTGGAGGCGGCTTCCATCGATTTTGTATTCAGCTCTAACTGGGTAGACGACTTTGTCCGGCTCGTATAGATGGGCTAGCTGAGGTCTTATAAACTGCCCGGGACGCATTTTCACCTCTGCCAGTTTTGGCAGCCCTTCAGAGGCTAGGCTTATTCCTTCAGCTATACCCATTATGGCGCACGCGTTTTGGATTAGCTCCACTGGGACTTGGTAGGCTCTCGCCGCAGCCCTCATGACTGTGCTTGCATAGTAGCCAAGCTTCAAATCGCCCAATAAGAGCCGAACAATGTATTTTGCCTCCTGTGGCGTTGCAGCCCGCAGAAGGCTTGCAACGTAGAGTTCGCGTTCCTTAACGCCTTTAAGTCTTGGAAGAAGCCTAATCGCCTCATAAACCTCATTTACGAAAAGTTTTGGCTCTGAAGGCTTTTTAAGGAGATAAGCCACCTCACCGTGCTCCCCATAATCAATAAGGAGTTTCCTAACCTCGCTTTTTGAAACACCGGTGGCTAGGCTTAGGCTTCGCTCTACCAATCCTGGTCCAACTTTTAGGCTTTCGTCAGTTATTGTTCCCAAGGCTAGGCGCGCCTTAACCTCAAGGGAAAGCTCCGATGTCTGGAAGAATTTGGCTAGCTCCGTCTCTTTCCCCTTTTTTCCGCGGAGCACTGCTAGCCGCTCGTAAACCTCAACCATTTTTGAGAAGGGCATGTCTTTTCTGGGCTCTTTCCCCTCCATGTATAAGCGTATAAGATAGTATGGTATGCCAGTCTGCCATTCTATTTGTTCCGGAGAGAAGCCGGCCTCAATTAGGTGGAGGACAGCCTCCCTCTGTGAGCCATAGGCCTCTATCAGCTCTTTTATTGTTGGCGGCTTAACTATTGACATTTACTTTTACCACTGCAACGCTGAGGCTACTTTGTTTCGGCTTCTTGGGTTTTTGGTATGGGCTCTATCGCCCTTAAAAAGCCGTCTTTTGTTATGTCAACTCTTATTCTTCGGCGTTCAAAGTTGCACATGCGGCAGTCTAGGACGCGGGCTATGCGGACGAATTCTCCTCTGTCAACGCCCAAATCCACTTGCTGGTCATACCAGTAGACACGCCCATAATCCACTATTATTGTTCCGTCTAGGTTGTGGGCTAAGCCTATTCCGCCAGCCATATCATAGCTGTCCCAAACTTCTGAGCTTCTCTGGTTCACGTAGAGGGCTGTTATGCCATGCACTTGATTGTAGCGGGCTAACTCCATGACACGGTATTTTAGGGCTCCGCGGTAGGCTTCCAGCACAGTGACAGAGTCTATTATGGCTAGTTCAATCTTCTCTTTTTCGGCTACATAGCGATATGTCTCCGCGAAAGTGTTCCAGTCGCGGAGCTCGGGGTAAGCCACAGTATCCAAAACAAAGAGATTTTCACGTATCTTACTCCAATCCAAGCCCAAAATGTCAGCTTTCTGCTTAAGCCTAGACTGCAAATCAAAACGTGGAGTGGCGCTCTTCCACGTGTCCTCAGCCGTCGCGTAAAGAACCTTTCTGCCCGAGGCAGCCACCCTCACAGCTATCTCTTCAACAAGTATGGATTTTCCAGCCCCGGGCAAACCGGTAATGGCAAACTGCCCACATATTGGGATTCCTCCAAGGCTTTTTCCGTCTGGTGTTAGGAAGAGCTGGTCTAGGAAGGTGCCTGTCGGAAAGCCTAGTAGAGGCTTTTTTGCCTCTATCGCCTCGTCTGGCTTAAGCACGAGTGTGCTTAGCTTCTCTTTGCCCTCCTCAATTCTTGTTGTCATAGGTTTTGTGGCAAGCTCCCACTCGTCTGCTGGTGCCCTGACACTTTTCATGGCTTCTGCAAGCGTTTGAGCCATAGCCCTAACAAGGCTCTCAATTTCTGGAGCGACGGCTTCGGGTTTCGGCTGCACGGCTTCCGGAGGCTTTGCTGGGACTTCCGCTGGCTTCTCTATCGGTTTTGGCTTTGCCTCTTCAACTGTGAGCGCCCATAGCTCGCCTCGACGCTCCACAACCCCCTTATTCTTAAGGGACTGCAGAAGTGCATAGGCGGATTTTGGTCCATACTTTGGTATGCCCAAGCCCTCTGCAATCTCGCTTAGGGAGGCTTGTCCGCCGTGGGCTTTGAGAAACTCAACTATGTCATTTTCCTCAACCATAAACTCTCCCAATTTAACGCCGATAGTTTTCTAAATATTTTTGTAAAAGTTTAGGCTTTTAAATATACTCCTTCCATAGGCGACTTTAAACGCGCTTTTCAATGGGCTTGACAAACTCTATGGTCACGCTTTTTCCTCTTTTTCTCCACCGCTGCCTTTTAAGCTGCTCCCTAATTATGTCTATTGCTGTTTCCATATCAAAGGGCTTTAGCAAGTAGGGATAGGGCCTCTTACCAACTTTGCTAACCATCTCCATGACTTTTCTAAGTGAAGGCTTGTCAGTAACAACAATGACTTGGGTTGAAGGCGCCATTCTACTAATCTTTTTTAGAAAAACCGTTAATTCCATTTCTTTTAGGGAGTAATCTACGAGGGTAAGGTTGGGGTGTCTTGCCTTGGCTATTTTTAGGGCTTCTTCTCCTGTTTTTGCCGTGTTAACGGTGTAGCCAACATATTCAAGGACTGTCTTCAAAATCTTTCTTACACTCTCATCGTCGTCGACAACGAGGATTCTGGCACTTTCACCCATACTTTTTCCTCCTCTTCTCTTTCCTTTTGCGGCTTAACTGGAATCATCACTGTGAATGTTGTGCCCCTGTTAGGGGTGCTTTCCACGGTGATTCTGCCATCATGCGCCTCAATAATGCGTTTGCATATGGGCAAGCCTAGTCCTAAACCCTTAGCCTTTGTTGTGAAAAAGGGCGTCCAAAGTTTTTCTAAAACCTCTTTCGACATGCCCACACCTGTATCTGCAAAAGAAATTTCCATAAAATCATCGTTTTTTCTGCTGGATATTGTGAGTCTTCCACCTTTCGGCATGGCGGCAATGGCGTTCTTGATTATGTTGATAAAAACCCTTGTCATTCTCTCCTTATCCACTATTATAGGGTCGCTAGTAGCCTCATCAACAACCACAATTTTTCTGGGCACTTTAAGGGTGGATAAAGCCTCCATTAGCAAAGCTTTAGGGGTTGTCTCCGTAAAGTTCAGCTTAATCTCCCTTGAATAGTCAAGCAAGTCAGCCAGAACATTGTTAGAGTACTCTACATCCCTCTCGATTATTCTAAGCATCTTCTTGGCTTTTGTATCCATATTCTGCCATAACTTTTTCTTCAAATAGTAAGCGGCGCCAGCTATGCTTGTCAAAGGATTTCGCAAGTCGTGACCAACCATTGCTGCCACCTGCCCAATAGCGGCAAGCCTCTCCGCTCGGAGAAGTCTTTCCTGAGCTTCCCGCAGTTGTTTTGTCCTCTCCTCAACAAGGGCTTCCAGCCGCCTAGAATACTCTTCAAGCTTTTCTCGCATCTGCTCCCTTTCAGTGACATCTCTGGCAATAATTAGGACACCGGATATTTTATCCCCAACTTTTATAATGGATGCGGAGCTTTCTAGTAGGCGTTCTTTTCCATCACTTCCAACAACTGTGAAGTTGGCGTAACTGATTTTCTCCATAAGAGCGGCGGAAAATGCACCAATAACCTTTTGCAATTCATCGCGGGGAATCGCTTGTAGCTCGGTGAAATGTTTTCCCACGATTTCCTCTTTTCTACAGCCCAAAACCTCCACGGTTTTTCTATTTGCATCTAAAATTCTCCCGTGCTGGTCTAAATAAATAAAGCCGTCGTTGGCGTTCTCGAAAATGTTTCTGAATTTTTCTTCAGACTCCTTTAAGGCTGCTTCCATTTTTCTACGTTCAGTAATGTCCATAATGATTGCCAAGGCACCAGCATAGCTTCCATCCTCGTTCCAGAGGGGTGAAGCTGAAACCTGGACAAAACGTGGCTTTCCATCCTTCCGATACAAGGTTAGCTCATAACGGCTGACAAGCCCTTTTCTCCTAGCTTCAGTTTCCTCACTTATCTTTCTAAAGCCATCCTCATCAACAAACTTTAGAAGACTCATGCCGCGGATTTCTTCCTCATCATAGCCAAGCATTTCGGCGAAGGCTCTGTTAGCGAAAATTATGTTCTCGTTTGGGTCAACTATTGTTATTCCTTCCATGGCGTTTTCCAGAAGCATTTTAAAACGCCTATTCGCCTCCCTTAGCTGCGCCTCCATCCTCTTAAGCTCTGTAATTTCCGTCATTAACGCTTGAAAGCCCAAGGTTTTGCCGCCAACAATGAATCTTGTGGGTTTAGAGATGAAATGGCGAACTTGTCCACCTTTGCATACGACGCGGAACTCTAGGGCTCGAGGCTGCCTTTTTAGAGCGATTATCCTTAGGAAAAGGCGCATGACTCTAAACTTGTCTTCTGGATGAAGAAACTCCATGAAGGTCTTGCCCACAACCTCTTCTGGTTGAAAGCCCAAGGCATCAGCCAACGCCCTATTAACATAGACAAAGCGCCCCCTAGTGTCTGATATGGCTATGGGCAAAGATGCATTCTCCACTAGGTTTTTGAAGGCTTCAGGACCAGCCAGAACATCCCTCAAATTCTTATTCATGCTGCCTCTTCCGTGAATGCATCTTGTCAGAATTTGGGTAAGTTGCTGATTTAACTTGTATGAATGTGGAGTCTAGATTAACACTAACACTACATATTCGGAATCAGAATCCAATTTTAACTAACTGTTTTACCGCTTTAAGTCCGCCGCTTCTCAATTATCAGCCTATCGCCATCAATCTTCACAGTTACGTCTTCCCCAACCTTAAACGGGAAACTAGTGTCCGACGAAACCTCCTTGGGGATGTAAATGAAGATTTTCCTATACTTCTTGCCCCTATCAACAACTTTGCCTTTTCCTTCACCAGTCATAGGCGCCCTACGCGCCCCAGCACCATTAAAATATAAAATTTAACCTATGGCTATAAAAGTTTTAAGACGCTTTCACCATGAATTCGCAGTACTGGTCACCCTTGGCAATGCATTTTGTCTCTTTAACTTTAACATCCTTTCCAAAGAAGCGGGTGAATATTCCAGCAACAGCACCTCTATAGAATTGGCTATAGGGCTTTCCATTTCCAACACCGAGTTCACATTCAAAGTTTTGGTATACTCGAAGTCGTGCGGATTTCCTTTGCATGTCTATGTCTACATGGTCTATTATTCCCCAACCCAGAGTCATGTTTATGGCTTTAGCCACCTCAACCAAATCCTCCACAGCGTCCGACCTTGCAATCTCTCGATATGTATCATAAATTTCAAAGCCTATGCTAAAACCCTGATAATAAAGCATCGCTTCGCCGGCTGACCCGAATTTTTCCCTAACACCATTAAAGAGAGCTTCGTAAACGGATTTTCTTAAGATGACCGCTCTTTCGTTCGCCGCAATTAATGGAAAGAAGTGGTTGTCGAAAACAAATACTTTCGCCACAGGGCTTTATTATTTTCGCGTTCTTAACAAAGTCGTAGCTGTTAAGGATTATTTCTAGGGCTTCTTCTGGTGTAGCTCTCGCTTTTGAAAAGTCTAGGAAGGCGATTGCGTTAACTGTGGGTTTATGGGCTTCATTCATGGAAAATTGGATGTAGCGTACTGTTATGTCTAGGCTTTCAGCCACTTCTGCTAGTTTTCTTAAGTTTCCCTTCTCAACTTTCGCCTCTATCGCAAGCCCATATATTTTCTGGTCTTTGTTAAAAATCATGACTCTGCCGATGTCTAGGGGCTTAAAAGTGTTTTTAGACATTCCGTTGCACCATCCACTTTGGTAGGTGCACGAAATTACCACCGTTAGTAGTCACCAGTTATGACCACAAAATCGAATATATATTTTGCTCACTAAAAATCCATAATTAAAAGCAAACCAAAAGAACAACAAGCCAGCAGTTATAAGCAAGAAAAGCGCATGGAAATAAATCTAAAAGGCATCGAGATGAAAACTTTGAGCAAACCAGAAATCGGAGTTTCAACCCTCCACCTACTAAGCGAACCCTTCAACAAAATGGTAAGAAAAATCACAAACATAAACGCCAGCCACATAGAAATTGTAGACGACGGTCTCCACTCTTTAGACAAGCAGAGAATTACGAGACTTATGGATATAGGGAAAACTTACGACGTGAAGTTCTCTGTTCACGCGCCATTTGCCGACATAAACATAGCCTCACCATCACACAGCATTTTAAAAGCCATGCTTAAACGACTAGAAAACTCCATAAAGCTGGCAAGCCTTTTAGAGGCATACATTTGGGTTTTCCATCCAGGATTAAAAACTGGTGTGAGCATGTTTTATCCCGGCGAGGATTGGAAACAAAACCGAAAAACTGCGCAGCTCCTCTATAAAATTGCCAGCGATTATGGTTTGGAAATAGCCATAGAGAACGTTCCTGAACCATACCCATTCCTAATGAAAGGCGTCAAAGACTTTGAAAAATTTTACAGTGAAGTTTCAGAGCCTATAGGCTTAGCCTTAGACATTGGACATTCAAACATTAATGGGCAGACAGAACATTTCCTAAAAATGTTTGCAGATAAAATTGTGCACATCCACGCCCACGACAACGACGGAAGGAACGACTTGCATCTTGGTATAGGCTATGGAACAGTGGACTGGCATGGGTTCGCAAGGCTGCTGCGGGAAATATCCTATGACAAGGTTGTGATTGTGGAGTCTGTTGAGAATGTTGCTGAAAGCGTTCAAAAGTTGAAAGAAATGCTTAAATGATTCAGCCTTCTGGTAGCGGAATTTCAATTTCCATGAGGTCCTCGGCTATTCTAGTGTTTTTGAAAATTTTTCTCGCTTGTTTAAGAAGCATCCTTGGATCTTCATATCTCGCACTTACATGCGTTAAAACCAGCAGTCTAGCTTTAGCCTTTTCAGCGGTTTCCGCCGCCTGGCTTGGAGTTGAGTGCCCATCCGCATAGGCTCTTTCAGCCAGTTTATCATCCAAAGTGGCATCATGAATTAACAGATCAGCATTTGACGCAAAATCCGCTAAACCATCAAATGGTCTAGTGTCCCCAGTATAAACTATTTTTCTTCCCTTTCTTGGCGGACCCATGACGTCTTCTGGTTTAACAATCTTCCCGTTTGGAAGCTTGACTTCATTTCCGTGTTGAAGCTTTGACCATAAAGGTCCTTCTGGTACTCCTAGGGCTCTGGCTTTTTCTGGGTAAAATTTTCCTGGTCGGGGCTTCTCCACAAGGGCGTAGGCTAGGCTTGGTATTACGTGGTTTGCCCATATGGCTTGAACCGTGTATTCATCCGCTTCGCATACTGTCCCGACTTCATGGATTTCGTGGATTTCTATAGGAAATGTTAAGCCAAACTGCACCGTTTCCCTTATGCCCTCCATGAATCTTCGTATTCCTGGCGGTCCGTAGATTTCGAGTTTTTTGTCACGGTCAAGAAGAACCATCGTCTGTACAAGCCCTGGCAATCCCAGCACATGGTCCCCATGCATATGCGTTATAAACACCTTCATTTTCCTATTAAAACTGGCTCCAGCCATAATCATCTGCCTTTGGACGCCCTCGCCACAGTCGAAGAGCAGTTGTTCGCCTTTACGCCTTATCAATATGGCTGGCAAACTCCTCTTTGGAGTGGGAATGCTTCCAGCCGTGCCTAAGAAAATAACTTTCAAGTTCATAAGTGCAACACCTTTTAGAGTATGCAGTCTTTCCTTGTTAGGCTTTATGCTTAATAAAGTCCGCAAGTCTTAAAGACTTGGATGAAGAATTATAAACGGGAAATGTTGCTTATGGTAAGGGTTATTGTTGTTTTTGAATCTCTTTACGGCAACACCAAGCGTGTGGCGGAGTCCATAATTGAAGGAATAAAAGAGGTCGGCGGGGTGGAGGTTTCCCTCAAAGA
This window harbors:
- a CDS encoding ATP-dependent DNA ligase, which produces MSIVKPPTIKELIEAYGSQREAVLHLIEAGFSPEQIEWQTGIPYYLIRLYMEGKEPRKDMPFSKMVEVYERLAVLRGKKGKETELAKFFQTSELSLEVKARLALGTITDESLKVGPGLVERSLSLATGVSKSEVRKLLIDYGEHGEVAYLLKKPSEPKLFVNEVYEAIRLLPRLKGVKERELYVASLLRAATPQEAKYIVRLLLGDLKLGYYASTVMRAAARAYQVPVELIQNACAIMGIAEGISLASEGLPKLAEVKMRPGQFIRPQLAHLYEPDKVVYPVRAEYKIDGSRLQIHKWGTQTWIFSRRGVEKSQTLPEIVEIAKKFNAQSCIVDGEVLAIDQNGKPLPFQVMLERTVPRELTPEELAERMEKVRVTYRAFDILFLNGRELTGLPLYERRKYLMEVVPPEYLAEGVECQNEVELMRFYDEALKKGFEGIVVKDLNAPYEIGQRTYTWLKLKPERDTIDCTIIKALYGKGRRAGLYSSFLLAVRDPKEKRLYTIGKVSNLPEQTMDTIATIVERTKTSEDDEGVFVKPTVVVEVTYQEIQETDEYTSGYALRVPKIVRFRTDKTIEEIDTVEKLKKLYELQYERYPMQSI
- a CDS encoding ATPase domain-containing protein gives rise to the protein MVEENDIVEFLKAHGGQASLSEIAEGLGIPKYGPKSAYALLQSLKNKGVVERRGELWALTVEEAKPKPIEKPAEVPAKPPEAVQPKPEAVAPEIESLVRAMAQTLAEAMKSVRAPADEWELATKPMTTRIEEGKEKLSTLVLKPDEAIEAKKPLLGFPTGTFLDQLFLTPDGKSLGGIPICGQFAITGLPGAGKSILVEEIAVRVAASGRKVLYATAEDTWKSATPRFDLQSRLKQKADILGLDWSKIRENLFVLDTVAYPELRDWNTFAETYRYVAEKEKIELAIIDSVTVLEAYRGALKYRVMELARYNQVHGITALYVNQRSSEVWDSYDMAGGIGLAHNLDGTIIVDYGRVYWYDQQVDLGVDRGEFVRIARVLDCRMCNFERRRIRVDITKDGFLRAIEPIPKTQEAETK
- a CDS encoding response regulator — translated: MGESARILVVDDDESVRKILKTVLEYVGYTVNTAKTGEEALKIAKARHPNLTLVDYSLKEMELTVFLKKISRMAPSTQVIVVTDKPSLRKVMEMVSKVGKRPYPYLLKPFDMETAIDIIREQLKRQRWRKRGKSVTIEFVKPIEKRV
- a CDS encoding PAS domain S-box protein — translated: MNKNLRDVLAGPEAFKNLVENASLPIAISDTRGRFVYVNRALADALGFQPEEVVGKTFMEFLHPEDKFRVMRLFLRIIALKRQPRALEFRVVCKGGQVRHFISKPTRFIVGGKTLGFQALMTEITELKRMEAQLREANRRFKMLLENAMEGITIVDPNENIIFANRAFAEMLGYDEEEIRGMSLLKFVDEDGFRKISEETEARRKGLVSRYELTLYRKDGKPRFVQVSASPLWNEDGSYAGALAIIMDITERRKMEAALKESEEKFRNIFENANDGFIYLDQHGRILDANRKTVEVLGCRKEEIVGKHFTELQAIPRDELQKVIGAFSAALMEKISYANFTVVGSDGKERLLESSASIIKVGDKISGVLIIARDVTEREQMREKLEEYSRRLEALVEERTKQLREAQERLLRAERLAAIGQVAAMVGHDLRNPLTSIAGAAYYLKKKLWQNMDTKAKKMLRIIERDVEYSNNVLADLLDYSREIKLNFTETTPKALLMEALSTLKVPRKIVVVDEATSDPIIVDKERMTRVFINIIKNAIAAMPKGGRLTISSRKNDDFMEISFADTGVGMSKEVLEKLWTPFFTTKAKGLGLGLPICKRIIEAHDGRITVESTPNRGTTFTVMIPVKPQKEREEEEKVWVKVPESSLSTTMRV
- a CDS encoding V4R domain-containing protein, producing MAKVFVFDNHFFPLIAANERAVILRKSVYEALFNGVREKFGSAGEAMLYYQGFSIGFEIYDTYREIARSDAVEDLVEVAKAINMTLGWGIIDHVDIDMQRKSARLRVYQNFECELGVGNGKPYSQFYRGAVAGIFTRFFGKDVKVKETKCIAKGDQYCEFMVKAS
- a CDS encoding sugar phosphate isomerase/epimerase, encoding MKTLSKPEIGVSTLHLLSEPFNKMVRKITNINASHIEIVDDGLHSLDKQRITRLMDIGKTYDVKFSVHAPFADINIASPSHSILKAMLKRLENSIKLASLLEAYIWVFHPGLKTGVSMFYPGEDWKQNRKTAQLLYKIASDYGLEIAIENVPEPYPFLMKGVKDFEKFYSEVSEPIGLALDIGHSNINGQTEHFLKMFADKIVHIHAHDNDGRNDLHLGIGYGTVDWHGFARLLREISYDKVVIVESVENVAESVQKLKEMLK
- the rnz gene encoding ribonuclease Z, whose protein sequence is MNLKVIFLGTAGSIPTPKRSLPAILIRRKGEQLLFDCGEGVQRQMIMAGASFNRKMKVFITHMHGDHVLGLPGLVQTMVLLDRDKKLEIYGPPGIRRFMEGIRETVQFGLTFPIEIHEIHEVGTVCEADEYTVQAIWANHVIPSLAYALVEKPRPGKFYPEKARALGVPEGPLWSKLQHGNEVKLPNGKIVKPEDVMGPPRKGRKIVYTGDTRPFDGLADFASNADLLIHDATLDDKLAERAYADGHSTPSQAAETAEKAKARLLVLTHVSARYEDPRMLLKQARKIFKNTRIAEDLMEIEIPLPEG